Within Pangasianodon hypophthalmus isolate fPanHyp1 chromosome 11, fPanHyp1.pri, whole genome shotgun sequence, the genomic segment GAGGATTACTGCAGCAGAATCCTTAGCCTATAATATTAACCTTATCACTGTTTACTGCTTATTCATGTGTTGCACTGTGCAGTGTTTCCCCCTCTGTCTAGACATAGCAAGTCATAGTGACTGGGGGAAAACGTGACAATGAGTTTTATCACTCATCTGTGCAAGAGTGAACCATTTTGAAGAAAAGTCCAAGTTGCCTGAATTATAATACGGCTTGATAATCAAAATGAACAGGATTTGGAGCGTGTCGGCTGTAGCGAAAATATAATGTGATGGAGTTGGGTGGGGGTGGCAAGtacaatttttagtttttattggGTTTGATAAGAATGACGCCTGCATGAGCAAAACAATCACGTCACATTTCAAGGCCTGTGTAAGACTCTGGGCAACAAGGAACAGACGGGAAAATAAAACTGTGCacagtaatatataaaatggaGTGAAAAGCAGTCTAATGTCCAACCAGCTTCTTATTACTACACTAGAATTGgtctaaatgtttttattttataaaatatgcagGTATCTACAGTTCTCATGATGTTACTGGCgtatattcatttgttttctgcCTGAAAGCCTTCAAATATAAACGCTAATAACAGATTACGGTTCTCACACTGCTCAGTATTAACCGATTTCCTCGTCTTTGCTTCGTCCTCGTTATTTGTTGTTAGTTTATCTGAAGACCGAGTCGGCGACATCTGCAACGCCTGTGTACTGCTGGTAAAGAGATGGAAAAAGTTACCCCATGGATCGAAGAAGAACTGGAGTCACGTACGTATCGGTTTCATTAAGCTTGTGAAGTGATTCTTGTTTAAAATGCCTGgctgattttcattttatttcttcatcGATTTCTTTAAGGTGGTGGACGCGAGAGCAGGACCTGGCTTCAAGCTGACAAAACCCAAAAAAGTGAAGAATATcgatgggaagaagaaaagcaagCTGAAGAAACTGCACAAGTTTAAACGGCAAAGTGAGTTCAGTGTCTAGGGTCTAGTTTGATTCCTTTATCTGTGAAAAAGCGGATTCCTTTATTCCTGAAATGCCCTTATTGTCACAAACAGTAGGTGTGTTGGATCATACAGCTGGTGCACCTCAGTGCAGTTTTTCCACATTGTAACTAGAACTAGAGAGTTTGTGAAAGAGTGTATGTTGTCTGCTAAGTAGTTGATTATGATTAGTCAAAGCAGTCACTTTAATATAATCTtattcatatcattttttttttctgtttgtttctctccAGATTCTGATGCCCACAGCACTACATCCAGCATGTCTCCCTCTCAGTCCCCCAGCCACAGCAACCAATCAGACGATGGCTCAGACGTTGAGACCAAGCAGAGGCGCCCGACTCCAGCAGGCTTCTCGTTTCTTGACCTCTCCTACTGGAAAAGGTAAAATACAGAGTGAAAGTTagtttgtctatctatctatctagaaaGCTATTAGCAAAATTgacactaggtgtgaatgacaGAACTCTGTAAGAAAGGAACCCTAGGCTTGatgatataaataaacacattagaaAATAGTGTGCCAAAACAGGTGCTAACAAGTGGTAGCAGTCAGTCAAACTACAAGTGATGGTTTAATTATGTTGGGGTGCACGATTACAGCCAGTACGTTGTCCTGATACTTCAAAAATTTTGGCAGATAATAGCGTAGGCACTTTATAAAGAAAAGGTACCGAAAGACCTAACCGCTTCCTCTACATTTAAGTAATGCATATTACTGGAGTCTTTGAGGTTTAAGTTTTAAGCGCTGTCCTAATCGAGAACATGTGGATGGACAACCTGAGTGCGTTGAGTAATATCAGCAAGCgtagtcattaaaaatgagcacaagATGCCAGGAATTGCATCATGAGCAAAGTCGCTGGTGTATGTgttgctcagtgctcgcagaactgaacttctctctctctctctctctctctctctctctctcgtgcagCAGTTTCTCGACAGTTGCTGATACTGCACTGCATGCTCAGATTGGCTGTCAACGCACTTAAAGATACCATTTAGATACTgtgatgttttatcaggttactcgTATTTGTAGGAAGAttctgtagttcctcctcttgatacAGTTTGCAGTTTGCTTTGGTTTGATTGGCATTATTAATCGTGAAATATGTCCAGACCACTGCCATTTCATGTCGTCTCTTCATTAGCGTGCACTTCAGTTTACCTCATATGCTTAACTACCCAGCAGAACCTGACCTTATCTTTTTCTACATCAAGATCAGTGTCATGTGAAAGAGGTCTCGATATTTTTACACTTCTATTTATGCTTCTACGTTTGCAGACAGAAAGTGTGCTGTGGCATTGTATACAAAGGGCGTTTCGGTGAAGTCATCATCGACCCGCGCCTCTTCAAGCCCTGCTGCGGCTCCAAGCAGCCGCCGGCCGTGACGTCGCCCGCCACGGACTCCCCGTGCGCCGCCGACACGATGCCATCTCCCCTCGCAGAGGACTTGAAGGAGACCTGGTGACCTCGTTGCACCTCCGAGCGTCTCCTCAAGGCGTGGCTTTGTCTCCAGTGGCAGACTCTATCATTCCCACATGACTGTATAAATGCTgattcttgctttttttttggttcatttgttATAGCGATTTCCTTttgagagaattttttttttttttttttgtaaagaaaacaagaaaaaaatcaattaaaaaaaattaagtatggGCATTAGTAAATATTCATAGGATCAGGATCAAATTGACGGTTTAAGACttgtaatccttttttttttttttttttttttttttttttttttttttaaattatattttttataaatatttttgggactgtataatattttgcatttttgtagtgcttgtaaatattttttttcttcaattccAGTGCACCAAAAGCCTCCTATCTGGCTCCTAGTTTCCTGTGTGTACATTGAGTTataaatgttcatgaaatacGGCATATTGATGTGTCCCTGACGTTGCTCAATGTGTTGATGAAATGGTTccagtttttaaacaaatcagctGTACTGTGTCTACGAGCTCATTTGATCTAGATGTGCTGGTAGAGTGGTCAGTTTTATGACACAGTGTTTTGGTTGGCAAGGTTTGAACAGGCTGATTAATATTCACAAAGTGATTATATCTCAGTTTTTGTCCATTAAATGCATGCATGTCTGTTAATCTGTCATTCCTAATTGCTATTGTCACAAGACCACAGAATGCGGGACACAAACCTTTTGCCAGTCCATCCAACAATAAACGTGCATGCTAATATTGATATtcaaaatgatatttattatagCATGCTAAGTCAGCATGTACTAAATGCATCTTCAGTTATATTGCTTAACATTCAATGTGATGgtgtgaatttttaaattttttttttggttaacaTTGATCACCAGTAATTTTTCACTACAGATTTTAACAGCATCTGTTGATAccgtgatttaaaaaaaaaaaaaaaaaactattttggcAGCTGCTTCTAGCCACTGCATGCTTCTCACTTTTGTAAATGTGTTCCTGTGTAAAATCAGCAATAATGTTAACTGTTTGCATCATGATACAGTGTGCAGCTTTTAAATTCTACAATGTGATGGCTTTTCGCCTTTTGCAACGGGTTTTTTTCTACTCAGGCAGCTTATAATCCGAAGTAATGGCGCGAAGAAGTTCACATTTAAatgacacatttaaaataagtttCATTTGTAGGAAATAAGAAATGACATTAAGTCTTCATTATATTGTTGGAATGAATTAACGAACAGCAATAGCGCTCTCTGGCTTCCAGAATACCAAGTTGGTTATTTACATGATGTCAATAAGGTTCAGGGAAACTATTTACTTGGTACATTTTCAGTCACTGTTAATGTGCCTTATGAGAGATTTAACTGAACATGAATTTGTCTTTTCTAATTTATACTATTTATTCAAACATGTCTGTACAATTGATGCTGTAAAGAGGTTATGTGCaccttttatacatttataatgtttttatattttttttaatcttgattGTCATTACATCTTCAATTTAATAAATCTTGTATGCAATACATTTCTAAATTTGAGCATCATTTATCAAGATAAATGGATTtatatgtaatgtatatgtCTGTTATTGTTTGTAGGATCATTTACACAAGAACtttgatattcatgaaaatcctgtaatttccaaaaaacatttgtatcccACTCAtgctccatatatatatatattttttatgaaattCAGTCTTTTTATATTGgaagcattaattaaagaatatgaaaaataaagcaagCCAACagaaacccataaattaagacaaatgcAACTAGTTGCTTAATTATGACGAGAGAAATGCTGCTGTGTAAATGGTTTAACAGCTGTTCTGTCTGTGCATAGCAGGAAAATCGGTTGCATTTGCCATGGCATCTATTTACACTGTGCGACACTTCCAGCACgttgtgggatcggaccagacggactagccttcgctccccacatgcatcagtgagccttgggcgacTGTGACCCTTGGACcattttggtaggtactaaccactgggGACACCGGGAACACTACAaaacctgccgttttggagatgctctaacCCAGTTGTCAGTTGTGGcaatcacaatttggcccttgtcaaagttcctcagatccttacgcttgcccatttttcctgcttccaacacatcaacttcgagaaccgactgttcacttgctgcctaatatatcccaccccttgacaggtgccgtTGTATTGAgaaaatcaatattattcacttcacctgtcagtggttttaatgttatggctgatcggtatatctacattcactgagcactttatcaGGAACATCTTCTCTTTCATGCAactatctaatcagccaattgtgtagcagcagtgcaatgcataaaatcatgcagatatgggccaggaGCTtaaggtaatgttcacatcaatcatcagattggggaaaaaatgtgatctcagttaTTTTGACTGTGGCACAGTTGTTTCCTGCCTGAtaggctgatttgagtatttttataactgctgatctcatggggttttcacacacaacagcctctagagtttactcacaatggtgcaataaaaataaaacatccagtaagcagcaGTTCCGTGGACGGAAATGccatgttgatgagagagttcaatggagaatggccagactggttggagctgacagaaaggctacagtaactcagataaccactctgtacaattgtggtgagcagaaaagaatctcagaatgcacaacacatcgaccctttgaggaggatgggctacaacagcagaagaccacgtctggttccacttctgtcagccatgaacagaaagctgaggctgcagtgggcacaggctcaccaaaactggacagttgaagactggaaaaaggtAGCCTTGTCTGATGGATCTCAGTTTcagctgaggcacacagatggtagggtcagaatttggtgccaacagcatgaatcctaCCTTGTGTCAACAggccaggctggtggaggtggtgtaatggtgtggggaatgttttcttggcacacttttgagtattgttgctgatcttgtacatcccttcatggcaacaatttactcttctaatggctacttccagcatgataatgcaccatgtcacaaagcaaaagtcatctcaaactggtttcatgaacatgacaatgagtccagtgttcttcagtggccttcccagtcactggatctgaatcctgtagaacacctctgggatgtgGTAGTccaggagattcacagcatgaaagtgcacctgaaaaaacCCAGTAActtatagtgttcctaataaagtgcttagttagtgtatgtatacatacacactcatccatccattttctgtaccgcttatcctacacagggtcacagggtaACCTGGACCCTATCCcaggggcacaaggcgggggacaccctggacaagTGCCAACCCTTCACTGGGCacaaccatgcacacacacacacacactcacacacccattaatacactacagacaatttggaaatgccagtcagcctacagtgcatgtctttggactagggggaggaaaccggagtacctggagaaaaccctgtagcacggggagaacatatatatatataactgagGTAGCGAAACAACTGACTTGTTCttataaataacaaaagaatctgatttttttttaaaagcaaccCTTACCTAACATAATTTGGACATGACTGGAGAAAATAAGCACCTGAAAAATCATTCTCAGTCACCTGCTTTCATAACAACTCCCAGAATTCCACACCACAACCCAACACCTGCGttgaactccatttcccagcagCACAATGGACTACAAACGGATCAGTCGCTTGAACCACTTCCCAGTTCCGGGTCACCTGATTACTAACTCAGCACACCTGTGTCTAATTAAATACAGAACCTTTCCACGCGCTCATTACGCTGTTCTGTATTGACCGAGTCAGTTTTTTGTGtactcttgtttttgtttctctcttcacTTCAGTCTTTTTAGGCTGCTTAGCATGCTAACGgttttaaaattagaaaaattaaagattatgaaagatataaaagattatttttagCTGATAGTAATGAGCTAGCAACTTATCGTTCAGTAGCTTATCACTTCTTACTCCAGATACTAGATAGTTAGCTGGAGTTAGCCACTAACCTGATCCATTTTCATTACATCCGCAAGTGGAAGCAAGAAAGCAGACAAGCCGAGTTGCCAAGTGGGgtgcttgtttttaaaaaatatggttGTTTGTTAggaaccttttatttatttttttcttctgcttcttcttatttatttatttagtttacaTTTATGGTCACCATTTTTCCCAGTGCATTAACTGACACTGTCTGCTCACAGCCTCACAATAATATCAGTGCTGTAAGTGTACTTCCTCACTGGAGAAGAATGACACTGTAATAGCACGTGATGAGAGTTAGTATAGTAGACATAGATAGAGAGctgtacattttcacaaaaaagtTTGCAAGAAGTACATCAAACACTGGATAGGTGAAGTGATCATGGTCAAAGTAAAGCTATGTGCAGGTAGTGTAAAGCAGAGATTCATGCTCTCCGTGCAGACCTCCTGCAACATGCAAGCACAAGATTAATACCAAGCAGGCTACATTAATATTGGGCTTGTTCTGGGTTTGTTTTTGACGCTGCGGTTGCTTATTTGTCTCACGAGAGTTGGCAACACTGCAGACAAATTGACTTAATACCAGATAATTGACAAAAGCATATTCATTACTTACCAGTGTTTTGAGTCAGTTTCTCCTTTTCTACTCCCCCCCCCCCTGTTTTCCATCCCAGATAGATCAACGCTTCACGATTGCTGCttcttcatgattttatgatATTAGTTAGGCTAGTTACATAATTTAGTTACATAAATTgcagtttctattcttttcacaTCTCAAACACACGTCTTTTTGCCAAAAGATAGtgaaaagtgtgcttttttgtatatctattttaaaaatcactgggTCCCCTGGTGGCCTGGGGCCCTAAGCAACTGCATATAGTGAGAAACAGTCTTACTGttgagttatttatttgttctctaacTGAATAGCCAGCTAGTGAAATTCttttattatagtattatagtacTAATTAATCTTCAGATTTTTCTGAAGatcagcaggcagtttaactgctcaggacaaacaagcgactcatgaacaactatcacaaaacataaaaacataaaacaatcatccaggtaacacacacagtattaagaatcaagcgtatgtaaaattttgaactggttcatttgtgtaaatttggttattattgtgtcttgtggcctatatgtaaacatctgctattcAGAGCAGTActacataaaaaacaaaatgcaattttttaatGATCCTCTTATTATGACCAACTGTATTTCTTTGGGCATAGTTACAAACCTGGGGAAGGACGAAGCAGGAAGTGAGTAAAAGtcacatatttttttcactacaTTGCTTATTGATATTAaatggattgaaaaaaaaaaggtagtttCCTACAAAACAACCTCTTTTGTTGTTATAAAACAACAGTATTATGAAATACTTAGAGAGAGACAAATCTGAGTTGAATACACCCTCATTAACTCAGTCCGAGGAAATAAACAGACTAAACTTAAATAATGCCTTAAATTGACGCCATGGGTGGAAGatgacacttacacactcacacaaaacaGCTTCATGCCAGTTATGACAAGCTAACCTCCCAGAGACACCAGTCACAACCCAGTCGAATTAAACTGACACAGTGGATGAGGTagatatgatttttaaaatgtgaatgaatttattttttgaatttcATACAGTAGCTATAGCTTTAAATAAAGTtgtgtacaaataaaattatttacacatgcacacatcacatttattatacatataacattaaattgtctgtagtttcatgaaaaaaaaaatctgtaaaaaattaGAAGGAATGAGAGTCAATTTTGAATCACTTAATGACACCAGAATGGATAATTCCGATTACATCACTAAATGAGAGTTTGGGGTTCAGAGAGAGATTCAGAGTGAGAGGAGGCAGGAGGGATTTttagctgagagagagagagagagagagagagagagagagagagagagagagtgagtcacAGTGAGAGGACACAGAAAGGTTGTTCAGCTAAAAGTAAGCTAAATCAACTTTCATACTGTCATATTTGTCTTATTTCTAttgtttattgtataatttttagTCAGGGTAAATTTTGTTAGATaatttggattttgtttgtCTTAGTCTTAAACTTtttcaaaaaacacataatagtctcttattattttaattatttggtAAATTATTTGATTGTCTTAATTTAGCCGAAAATGTTTCCACTTCTTTAAAGCTTCAAATTTTAATCCAACATGAGATTAAAGACCAACATTTCAGTCCACAATAATTACTGGCTCTGttatacagctgagtgcaaaggttttttttgtaagtggAAAAAGCTAAATGCTACTCTATTtggcaatcatgtggcagtctgggaaaacttTTCACCTGTCATGTTTTGACATATtctatatgtctatatataCTTCCAATAACTACAGGTTACCTGCAAAAGTGCTAAATGAGATACGACTCTGACATACTGGGTGTCTAAAAGCAACTAtactatttattgattttatttgcatttaatatgtaataaataataagacaTGATTATAATGACAACAAACCTTTAGACGTGCACGCTTTTCAGAAGCCCCGCCCATCATTGtgtttaataacaatattatttattttatataaaaagggTAAAACATTTGTAGGTTATTAGAAGTCGTTACATTTACATCATAGAATATTTCTTAGTAACTCTTGTGCCATCTCTATATAAATATCCATTAAGGTTTAGGCCACACACGATGTTCATGCAAACGTATCCcataaaatttacacaaattttacACAAATGTTGTACAgatcattcacacactcacatcctgtaaaatctataaaacatttacacagttcCGTCCTGTAAAATCTACAGAACGTTTCAGGATGAAACACTAAGAAACACAATGCTAACTGCACAAAATCGAAACCTTTTATACAGTAGCTCAGCTTGCCTTGTTAATGCCAAAGCCTTTGTTAGTTCAGGTAGCTTAGATagcattatattataaaatatttaaaaatagttcTCAGTAACTCTGATTTCACTTCTATGTAGTCTGAGTTGGAATTATTTTAActtgatttaatgatttaatgttaTCCCGAGCCTTTAGGCAATAACACCCGaatacctctacatttataacctaatcaagattaaaaaataaatacggTCAGTTGATATAGATGGTAAATATGGTTAGTTGGACAGTATGatatagacagaaaaaaagaattttttctAGAATTTAGTCACAGCCACATCCATTTGTGTTTTTCCAGGCTGCCACCAAGAATAGAATTTAGgagaaaattttttttcaaggttGAATTTTGATTCGACTCAGTTTATGTCATGAAAAAAGGTTACTGATGAACAATTCTTGGTTTCCATGGACAGAACGAACACTGGTTTGATTATACAagtaattatttctttaaattttgttaCTAGTGTTGTGGCAAGAGAAGCAGCTCATTGAAAACAAGATGGAAGACACCAAAACGTGGGTCCTTCAGAAACTCCTGAAGGAAAGAGAGTTTACCTGCACTGAAATTGAACTCCGCTGCAAAGAACTCATCCAAGAATGGTGCACGGAGAAGGAGAAGAGCAGGATGGATGAGAAGAACAACTGGATTAAGGATGTATTGGCAGTTGAGAAGATGGGACCGAGTACAGACTGGATGTATGTGTGTAGGAAAGAGATGCAGAAGATGAGAGAAGAATGGCTCAAGGAGGACAGGCTGAGGCGCACTCAGGAAAATAAGACGTGGAGAATGGAAGAAGAGAAACGAAcggaggaagagaggaggaggTCGGATGAACAAATGGCCCTGGAGGAAAGGCTGAAGAAGATGGAAAAAAGAGTTTGCGAGTTCGAGAATGCCAGGGAGAGAATGGAGAAGGAGAgagtaaaagaaagagaagagatgaAAGAATACAATAAGAGGATAAAGGCTGatagggagaaagagagggatgaGATGAAACAGTACAAGGAAATGatgcagagggagagagataaagaaagagaggagatgaAAGAATACGAGGCAATGAttcagagggagagagaaaaagaaagagaggagatgaAGCATTACATGGAGAAGTTACAGGAGAGCCAGAGAGCGCTAGAAAAGGAACGAGGGTTGATGCATGAAGAGAGGGAGAAGATcgaggaagagtggaataaagaaaagaaatggatGGCACAATGCATTGAGGAAGAGGAGGCTGAAAAGCTTGAGCTTAAAAGAGCAATGTGGTGGATGAGAACAGAAAGAAATCAGGAAAAACAGCAGTTAAAGATTTATCAGCAGAGGGATGAAGTGAGGATGAGGGAGATGGAGCACCTGAGGAGAGAGGTGGTTGAAAAACTGGATGCGCAGAAAGAAAAGTTAGAGAATGTgttcaaagagagagagatgagaatgCAAAAGTgggaaagaaagcaagaaatgaTAAGCGAGGACCATCAGAGAGGATGGAAGACCGCAAGGTTGGAACTGCAGAATGCAAAAAGGATTAAGGAGGAAAGCGAGAGGAGGACAAAGGAGCTGGCCAGAGATATGTCTTTACAGTATTTAGAGTTGGAGGCCAAGCTTTTAACCATTGTGAAGGAGTTTGCTGAAGCAATGGGAGATATTGAGGGGTGCTCCAGAAGAAGATTAAAGGAGATAGAGTTAAGAGTGAAGGAGATGCTGGAGCAGGACAGGAGAATGACAGCCAACAACAAGTCAGCTGGGTCTactggaaaagaaaggaaggagcAGAGAAAGAAGTGGAGCTTGTTCAGTAGACGGTTTAAGAAATGAGATGcagaaaaaacatggacatcaGCGTGCTTGTTTATGGCATTTTAGCATTATGTTTAATAGAGAGCATGAGTACGGCGTGAGAAAAGCAGTACTAAAGAGCGTGATCAGTGTGGAGCAGTGAGGCGAGCATGCAAAAAAAACTGTTGGTGCTAGTTCTCACACTGAGCCActcctcccaaaaaaaaaataaaaaaaacttgtcaaTACTCAAACTACTGCAGGGTACACTTATTACAAACAGACCGATTGAGTCTCATTTATGCAGGGCTTTTATTGCCT encodes:
- the sinhcafl gene encoding SIN3-HDAC complex associated factor, like, with translation MFGFHKSKIYRSHEGCCICKTKSSSSRFTDSSRYEETFRLCFGLSEDRVGDICNACVLLVKRWKKLPHGSKKNWSHVVDARAGPGFKLTKPKKVKNIDGKKKSKLKKLHKFKRQNSDAHSTTSSMSPSQSPSHSNQSDDGSDVETKQRRPTPAGFSFLDLSYWKRQKVCCGIVYKGRFGEVIIDPRLFKPCCGSKQPPAVTSPATDSPCAADTMPSPLAEDLKETW